The Thermodesulfobacteriota bacterium genome has a segment encoding these proteins:
- a CDS encoding CRISPR-associated primase-polymerase type A1 produces MALARPDEHPDFGLLLRRLEEAVLGSDGRAALERALAGGPFWQNLTPPELVRFAGIGQAAGRPELALAALERANERQPDLAAAWRQRLEILALLDRGVEALAVKARAAAILGDEPVAAWLADLLPAAGALPPPPAPGLAEDPAAGDEAACRPFGGLRRPEARLAQYLELFQGREDAFARQWADRQRGEQGYAPVRRPLTLTDLEDHLAGRRTSGIYLLRADATVRSPVVDIDLAPACRRPDLDRAAREQVRREGSYLLTRLAELAREAGLFPIVELSGGKGFHLWLPVAEPVPAGQARAALLALVARVQGDVRCFQLEVFPKQDRHTGKGLGNLVKLPLGIHRATGRPSSFLKAAAAGIEAQLAFLAFCRPAPAAALTALATAAGQATVLVHPRLADWARQFPALAMLEERCALLAQIFASSRSGRALSLREEKVLLGTVGHLPDGRGSLHHLLAALPEYNRPLLDFKISRLRGTPLGCRRLHSLLDAGSDLPCRFPGRPDGYLHPLLHLPDWQQAAASPKAERVENLADAVEQLRSALACLERFLPPR; encoded by the coding sequence ATGGCCCTCGCCCGCCCGGATGAGCACCCTGATTTCGGCCTCCTGCTCCGGCGTCTCGAGGAGGCGGTCCTGGGCAGCGACGGCCGGGCGGCCCTGGAGCGGGCCCTGGCCGGTGGTCCCTTCTGGCAGAACCTCACCCCGCCGGAGCTGGTCCGCTTTGCCGGGATCGGCCAGGCCGCCGGCCGGCCGGAGCTGGCCCTGGCGGCCCTGGAGCGGGCCAATGAACGGCAGCCCGACCTGGCGGCCGCCTGGCGGCAGCGGCTGGAGATCCTCGCCCTCCTGGACCGGGGTGTCGAGGCCCTGGCGGTGAAGGCCCGGGCAGCGGCCATCCTCGGCGACGAGCCGGTGGCTGCCTGGCTGGCTGATCTCTTGCCGGCCGCCGGTGCACTGCCACCGCCGCCGGCTCCGGGCCTGGCGGAAGACCCGGCCGCCGGCGACGAGGCCGCCTGCCGGCCTTTCGGGGGGCTGCGGCGCCCCGAGGCCCGGCTCGCCCAGTACCTGGAGCTGTTTCAGGGCCGGGAGGATGCCTTCGCCCGCCAGTGGGCGGACCGGCAGCGGGGCGAGCAGGGCTATGCCCCGGTCAGGCGGCCCCTGACCCTGACCGATCTGGAGGACCATCTCGCCGGTCGCCGCACCAGTGGCATCTATCTCCTGCGTGCCGATGCCACGGTACGCTCGCCGGTGGTGGATATCGACCTGGCCCCTGCCTGCCGCCGGCCGGACCTGGACCGGGCGGCCCGGGAGCAGGTGCGGCGGGAGGGCTCCTATCTCCTCACCCGGCTCGCCGAGCTGGCCCGGGAGGCGGGGCTTTTCCCCATCGTCGAGCTTTCCGGCGGCAAGGGCTTCCACCTCTGGCTGCCGGTGGCCGAGCCGGTGCCAGCCGGCCAGGCGCGGGCAGCTCTTCTGGCCCTGGTGGCCAGGGTGCAGGGCGATGTCCGCTGTTTCCAGTTGGAGGTCTTCCCCAAGCAGGACCGCCACACCGGCAAGGGCCTGGGGAATCTCGTCAAGCTGCCCCTGGGCATCCACCGGGCGACCGGCCGGCCCTCGTCATTCCTGAAGGCCGCGGCCGCTGGCATCGAGGCGCAGCTGGCCTTCCTGGCCTTCTGCCGGCCGGCGCCGGCAGCGGCCCTGACGGCCCTGGCCACTGCCGCCGGCCAGGCCACGGTGCTGGTCCACCCCCGCCTCGCCGACTGGGCCCGGCAGTTCCCGGCCCTGGCCATGCTGGAGGAGCGCTGCGCTCTGCTGGCCCAGATCTTCGCCAGCAGCCGCAGCGGCCGGGCGCTGAGCCTGCGGGAAGAGAAGGTGCTCCTGGGCACCGTCGGCCATCTGCCGGACGGCCGCGGCTCCTTGCACCATCTCCTGGCCGCGCTGCCAGAGTACAACCGGCCCTTGCTGGATTTCAAGATCAGCCGCCTGCGGGGCACCCCTTTGGGCTGCCGTCGCCTCCACTCCCTGCTGGATGCCGGCTCCGATCTGCCCTGCCGCTTCCCCGGCCGGCCGGACGGCTATCTGCACCCCCTCCTCCATCTGCCGGACTGGCAGCAGGCCGCGGCCAGCCCCAAAGCGGAGCGGGTGGAGAACCTGGCCGACGCCGTGGAGCAGCTGCGCTCGGCCCTGGCCTGTCTGGAGCGGTTTCTGCCACCGCGGTGA
- a CDS encoding tetratricopeptide repeat protein: protein MAETATLVTTPPAPAAEPRPAAVAPPLPAPDDTFLLDDTLAPWQIQQASAGQQAALAEAEELVRGCRWPDLLALFHPVEEKVPELVAAGLDAELRLKVAFALGQSGRFPEALATLRLAVARLPDSFLGHSSLAFTACQYIRSCRTGKVALAPATRQELVAEAHRHFGRCQALRPETVTGFYRQGILFQEIERKSRLAIPLFERARANWLALSEKARQERHQERPKFRKSLYHLAVCLAEDHRLPRAQALLEELLAEDPAGETVGLLFTHFGLAKIHLAAGRPAKAREHCQVAVAAAAPDQAIDFVWELCARACLALGEADAGLVAIGRVPERARRPYVRWTEGDCLAALGRPEEAERLWRQAAERDRRSRHRPLLRLARLHLGRGRLTEALAEAEAAERFCQETYGNPSLEAMFWRAACLFRLGRLAEAAAIVAELERRHLHYPHLGRLAERIRQGLESGGDGHGPRPPG, encoded by the coding sequence ATGGCCGAGACCGCAACCCTCGTCACCACCCCGCCGGCCCCGGCGGCCGAGCCCCGTCCCGCCGCCGTTGCCCCGCCGCTGCCCGCCCCTGACGACACCTTTCTCCTGGACGACACCCTCGCCCCCTGGCAGATCCAGCAGGCGAGCGCCGGCCAGCAGGCGGCCCTGGCCGAGGCCGAGGAACTGGTGCGCGGCTGCCGCTGGCCGGACCTCCTCGCCCTCTTCCATCCGGTGGAGGAAAAGGTGCCGGAGCTGGTGGCCGCCGGCCTCGATGCCGAGCTTCGGCTCAAGGTCGCCTTTGCTTTGGGCCAGAGCGGCCGCTTTCCGGAGGCCCTCGCCACCCTGCGCCTCGCGGTGGCGAGGCTCCCGGACAGCTTTCTCGGCCACAGCAGCCTGGCCTTCACCGCCTGCCAGTACATCCGCTCCTGCCGCACCGGCAAGGTGGCCCTGGCGCCCGCCACCCGCCAAGAGCTCGTGGCCGAGGCCCACCGCCATTTCGGCCGCTGCCAGGCCCTGCGGCCGGAGACCGTCACCGGCTTTTACCGCCAGGGCATCCTTTTTCAGGAGATCGAGCGGAAATCCCGGCTGGCCATCCCGCTTTTCGAGCGGGCCCGGGCCAACTGGCTGGCCCTCTCCGAGAAGGCCCGGCAGGAGCGGCACCAGGAACGGCCAAAGTTCCGCAAGAGCCTCTACCACCTGGCGGTCTGCCTGGCCGAGGACCACCGGCTGCCCCGGGCCCAGGCCCTGCTGGAAGAGCTCCTGGCCGAGGACCCGGCCGGCGAGACGGTGGGCCTTCTCTTCACCCACTTCGGCCTGGCCAAGATCCATCTGGCCGCCGGCCGGCCCGCCAAGGCCCGGGAGCACTGCCAGGTGGCGGTAGCGGCGGCCGCTCCCGACCAGGCCATTGATTTCGTCTGGGAGCTGTGCGCCCGGGCCTGCCTGGCCCTGGGCGAGGCGGATGCCGGGCTGGTCGCCATCGGCCGGGTGCCGGAGCGGGCCCGCCGGCCGTATGTGCGCTGGACCGAAGGGGACTGCCTGGCCGCCCTGGGCCGCCCGGAGGAGGCGGAGCGGCTCTGGCGCCAGGCGGCGGAGCGGGACCGCCGCAGCCGCCACCGGCCGCTCCTGCGCCTGGCCCGTCTCCATCTCGGCCGCGGCCGCCTCACCGAGGCCCTGGCCGAGGCCGAGGCGGCGGAGCGCTTCTGCCAGGAGACCTACGGCAACCCGTCCCTGGAGGCGATGTTCTGGCGGGCTGCCTGCCTCTTCCGCCTGGGTCGCCTCGCCGAGGCAGCTGCCATCGTCGCCGAGCTGGAGCGCCGGCATCTCCACTACCCCCATCTCGGCCGCCTGGCCGAGCGGATCCGCCAGGGACTGGAGTCAGGAGGTGACGGCCATGGCCCTCGCCCGCCCGGATGA